Proteins from one Paraburkholderia sp. BL10I2N1 genomic window:
- a CDS encoding PGDYG domain-containing protein, with product MIELKNIDLRTDAAAQRYVKDETVSVEFAPGDGELMSLEGPNRYTRGDALVTGSTGDRWVVSRERFDAKYVPANAALAHGGAGSYRNRPAIVLAKQMHAPFSMARTAAGGDVLHGTAGDWIMQYAPGDYGVVQAARFAKVYRPAG from the coding sequence ATGATTGAACTGAAGAACATCGACCTGCGTACCGACGCAGCTGCACAGCGCTACGTCAAGGACGAAACCGTCAGCGTCGAATTCGCCCCGGGCGACGGCGAGCTGATGAGCCTCGAAGGACCCAACCGCTATACGCGCGGCGACGCGCTCGTCACGGGCTCGACCGGCGACCGCTGGGTGGTGTCGCGCGAGCGCTTCGACGCGAAATACGTTCCGGCCAACGCGGCGCTTGCGCATGGCGGAGCGGGCTCCTATCGAAACCGTCCGGCCATCGTGCTGGCGAAACAGATGCACGCGCCTTTTTCGATGGCCCGCACAGCGGCCGGGGGAGATGTGCTGCACGGCACGGCCGGCGACTGGATCATGCAATACGCCCCCGGCGACTATGGCGTGGTGCAGGCGGCGCGCTTTGCGAAGGTTTACCGCCCCGCCGGGTGA
- a CDS encoding ATP-binding protein → MTHLVFFCGHAGTGKTTLAKRLIGPLMRATQEAFCLLDKDTLYGGYSSAVMGVLTGDPNDRDSPLYLQHLRDPEYRGLVDTARDNLELGINALVIGPLSREVRDRRLFDRAWLGVADDVEIRIVWVYTSEETAHQRIIERGNPNDAYKLAHWDEYRQRRFVPSGDISDELLMFDNTAPGAADYDRLLARIVGASLPPLSIMPPVPA, encoded by the coding sequence GTGACGCATCTGGTTTTTTTCTGCGGGCACGCGGGCACCGGCAAGACCACGCTCGCGAAGCGGCTGATCGGCCCGCTCATGCGGGCGACACAGGAAGCGTTCTGCCTGCTCGACAAGGACACGCTATACGGTGGCTACAGTTCGGCGGTGATGGGTGTGCTGACCGGCGACCCGAACGATCGGGACAGTCCGCTTTACCTTCAGCATCTGCGCGATCCGGAGTATCGGGGGCTCGTTGATACGGCGCGCGACAATCTCGAACTCGGAATCAATGCGCTCGTGATCGGGCCGCTTTCGCGTGAGGTGCGCGACCGGCGCCTGTTCGACAGGGCCTGGCTCGGCGTGGCAGATGACGTGGAAATCCGCATCGTGTGGGTGTACACGTCGGAAGAAACGGCGCACCAGCGGATCATCGAGCGAGGCAATCCAAACGATGCGTACAAGCTCGCGCACTGGGACGAATACCGGCAGCGGCGCTTCGTCCCGAGCGGTGACATCTCCGACGAACTCCTGATGTTCGACAACACCGCCCCGGGCGCGGCCGACTATGACAGGCTGCTGGCGCGCATCGTCGGCGCCAGTCTCCCGCCGCTTTCGATCATGCCACCTGTGCCGGCGTGA
- a CDS encoding YhfC family intramembrane metalloprotease, whose translation MVVAPITLTSVALATLVVAAVPILVYRRLRAPLALNRRDAIAGIAVFALFAMVIERAINDYLLHLNETTASWLSNPVAFVAYGALAAGICEEVGRFIAMRLLLKRARENASPAANADGTALAYGLGHGGAEAWLVGVLVQVQWIVFAVFENRGELDSHLTNLPADAMMRVHLILASLSPATAGIFALERLAALVFQIALSVLMWRGLRAGWRGILPLAIVAHALVDVPAALFQAGVLPLVLVDGIYVLVAVGIAGMLLNLLRRSMPPA comes from the coding sequence ATGGTTGTTGCACCCATTACCCTTACCAGCGTCGCGCTCGCGACGCTGGTCGTCGCCGCGGTTCCCATCCTCGTGTATCGACGCCTGCGGGCGCCGCTTGCGCTCAACCGGCGCGACGCCATTGCCGGCATTGCCGTGTTTGCGTTGTTCGCGATGGTGATCGAGCGGGCGATAAACGACTATCTGTTGCATCTGAACGAAACGACGGCAAGCTGGCTTTCGAACCCGGTCGCGTTCGTGGCTTACGGTGCGCTGGCCGCGGGGATCTGCGAGGAGGTCGGGCGTTTCATCGCGATGCGGCTACTGTTAAAGCGCGCCCGAGAGAACGCATCGCCCGCTGCGAACGCGGACGGCACGGCGCTCGCGTATGGCCTCGGTCACGGCGGTGCCGAAGCGTGGCTCGTCGGCGTGCTGGTGCAGGTGCAATGGATCGTCTTCGCCGTCTTCGAGAACCGCGGCGAACTCGACTCGCACTTGACCAACCTGCCTGCCGACGCCATGATGCGCGTCCACCTGATTCTGGCGAGCCTTTCGCCCGCGACCGCGGGCATTTTCGCGCTCGAACGACTCGCCGCGCTGGTGTTCCAGATCGCGCTGTCGGTGCTGATGTGGCGAGGTCTGCGGGCTGGATGGCGCGGGATCCTGCCGCTTGCCATCGTCGCCCATGCGCTCGTCGACGTGCCTGCTGCGCTGTTTCAGGCTGGCGTACTGCCGCTCGTGCTGGTTGACGGGATCTATGTGCTCGTGGCGGTCGGTATTGCCGGTATGCTCCTCAACCTGTTGCGCCGCTCCATGCCTCCGGCGTGA
- a CDS encoding LacI family DNA-binding transcriptional regulator, producing the protein MSTMARAPAPRRATITDVAREAGTGKTSISRYLNGEMNVLSPELRARIEAAIERLDYQPNQMARGLKRGRNRLIGMLVADLTNPYSVEVLQGVEAACHALGYMPLICHAANEVEMERRYLQLLTTYRVEGVIVNALGVREETLRPVGDGGIPAVLVDRTVEGLTADMVGLDNAAAARSGTRHLLEQGFDDIRFVVQPFDQVSSRRLREAAFRDEIEGAKGARGRTVVFDLADETSAQASLAALDREVDAASEAASKRIAWFAANAPVALRLALHLNTRYGAHWQERVALLSFDDPEWAELAGISTIRQPTYDIGYRAVEFLNERIDGATEAARDCLLPGELIVRASTGR; encoded by the coding sequence ATGAGCACGATGGCTCGCGCCCCGGCGCCACGCCGCGCGACGATCACCGATGTCGCACGCGAAGCCGGTACCGGCAAGACCAGCATCTCCCGCTATCTGAACGGCGAGATGAATGTGCTGTCGCCCGAACTGCGTGCGCGCATCGAGGCCGCGATCGAGCGTCTCGACTATCAGCCGAACCAGATGGCCCGCGGTCTCAAGCGCGGCCGCAACCGGTTGATCGGCATGCTGGTTGCGGACCTCACGAATCCGTATTCGGTCGAGGTGTTGCAGGGTGTCGAAGCCGCGTGCCACGCGCTGGGCTACATGCCGCTCATTTGCCACGCGGCCAACGAAGTCGAGATGGAGCGGCGCTATCTGCAGCTTCTGACGACGTATCGCGTGGAAGGCGTCATCGTCAATGCGCTTGGCGTGCGGGAAGAAACGTTGCGGCCAGTCGGCGACGGCGGGATTCCGGCGGTGCTGGTCGATCGCACGGTGGAAGGGCTGACGGCGGACATGGTGGGGCTCGATAACGCCGCAGCGGCCCGGTCCGGCACCCGGCATCTGCTGGAGCAGGGTTTCGACGACATCCGCTTCGTCGTGCAGCCGTTCGACCAGGTCAGTTCGCGACGTTTGCGCGAAGCGGCGTTTCGCGACGAGATCGAGGGTGCGAAGGGCGCGCGCGGCCGGACGGTCGTGTTCGACCTGGCCGACGAAACGTCGGCGCAAGCGTCGCTCGCCGCGCTGGATCGCGAGGTCGACGCGGCCTCTGAGGCGGCCAGCAAACGCATCGCCTGGTTTGCCGCCAACGCGCCGGTCGCGCTGCGGCTCGCGCTTCATCTGAACACGCGCTACGGCGCGCACTGGCAGGAGCGCGTCGCGCTGCTATCCTTCGACGACCCCGAATGGGCCGAACTCGCCGGCATTTCGACGATCCGCCAGCCGACCTACGACATCGGCTATCGCGCGGTCGAGTTCCTGAACGAGCGGATCGACGGCGCGACCGAGGCGGCGCGTGACTGTCTGTTGCCGGGCGAATTGATCGTTCGCGCGTCAACCGGGCGCTGA
- a CDS encoding saccharopine dehydrogenase C-terminal domain-containing protein, with protein sequence MKVAIVGAGLIGHTIAHMLRETGDYEVVALDRDQHALDKLAAQGIPTRRVDSGDAAALRAAVQGFDALINALPYYLAVNVAAAAKGAGVHYFDLTEDVRATHAIRAIADDAEHAFMPQCGLAPGFIGIAAHELANRFTEIRDVKMRVGALPEFPTNALKYNLTWSVDGLINEYCQPCEAIRDSRTQWVQPLEGLEHFSLDGTEYEAFNTSGGLGTLCETLSGRVETLDYKSVRYPGHRDLMQFLLEDLRLATDRDTLKSIMRRSVPSTAQDVVLIFITVTGMRDGQLVQEVFTRKIFAKTVCGVPMSAIQITTAGAMCAVLDLFREKKLPQKGFVRQEQVSLEAFLANRFGRLYEGQALESMATV encoded by the coding sequence ATGAAAGTTGCCATCGTTGGCGCAGGTCTGATCGGTCACACCATCGCCCACATGTTGCGTGAGACTGGCGACTATGAAGTCGTCGCGCTCGATCGCGATCAGCACGCGCTCGACAAGCTCGCCGCGCAAGGCATCCCGACCCGCCGCGTCGACTCCGGCGACGCCGCCGCACTGCGCGCCGCGGTGCAGGGCTTCGATGCGCTTATCAACGCGCTGCCGTACTACCTGGCGGTGAACGTAGCGGCGGCGGCGAAGGGCGCGGGCGTCCACTATTTCGACCTGACCGAAGACGTGCGCGCAACTCATGCGATCCGCGCGATCGCCGACGACGCCGAGCACGCGTTCATGCCGCAATGTGGCCTCGCACCTGGTTTCATCGGCATTGCCGCGCACGAACTGGCGAACCGCTTCACCGAAATCCGCGACGTCAAGATGCGCGTCGGCGCGCTGCCGGAGTTCCCGACCAATGCGCTGAAGTACAACCTGACGTGGAGCGTCGACGGTCTGATCAACGAGTATTGCCAGCCCTGCGAAGCGATCCGCGACAGCCGCACGCAGTGGGTGCAGCCGCTCGAAGGCCTCGAACATTTCTCCCTCGACGGCACCGAATACGAAGCCTTCAATACGTCCGGCGGCCTCGGCACGCTGTGCGAGACGCTGTCGGGCCGCGTCGAAACGCTCGACTACAAGTCGGTCCGCTATCCGGGTCACCGCGACCTGATGCAGTTCCTGCTCGAAGATCTCCGTCTTGCTACCGACCGCGACACGCTGAAGTCGATCATGCGCCGGTCGGTGCCGTCGACGGCGCAGGACGTCGTGCTCATTTTCATCACCGTGACGGGCATGCGCGATGGCCAGCTGGTGCAGGAAGTGTTCACGCGCAAGATCTTTGCGAAGACGGTCTGCGGCGTGCCGATGAGCGCGATCCAGATCACCACGGCCGGCGCGATGTGCGCGGTGCTCGATCTGTTCCGCGAAAAGAAGCTGCCGCAAAAGGGCTTTGTGCGGCAGGAGCAGGTGTCGCTGGAGGCGTTCCTTGCGAACCGCTTCGGGCGTCTGTATGAAGGGCAGGCGCTGGAGTCGATGGCGACGGTTTAA
- a CDS encoding D-glycerate dehydrogenase, with protein MKKKIVAYKPLPDDVTAWLREHAEVVEVDAAQHDAFVAALKEADGAIGASVKITPAMLEGATKLKVLSTISVGFDNFDVADLTRRGIVLANTPDVLTESTADTMFALILASARRVVELADLVKAGQWQRSIGAEHYGVDVQGKTLGIVGLGRIGGAVARRAALGFNMRVLYTNRSPNEHAEKTFGARRVELAELLAQSDFVCLQVPLTKETHHLIGAAELKAMKKSAILINASRGQAVDEAALIDALKAGTIHGAGLDVFEREPLAADSPLLSMKNVVALPHIGSATHETRYAMARCAAENLVAALDGSLASNIVNREVLKQ; from the coding sequence ATGAAGAAAAAGATCGTCGCGTACAAGCCGCTGCCCGATGATGTGACGGCCTGGCTGCGCGAGCACGCAGAAGTCGTCGAAGTCGACGCCGCGCAGCACGACGCCTTCGTGGCCGCGCTGAAAGAGGCCGATGGCGCGATCGGCGCGAGCGTGAAGATCACGCCGGCGATGCTCGAAGGTGCGACGAAGCTCAAGGTGCTGTCGACGATCTCCGTGGGCTTCGATAACTTCGACGTGGCCGATCTCACGCGGCGCGGCATCGTGCTCGCGAATACGCCCGACGTGCTGACTGAATCAACGGCCGACACTATGTTCGCGCTGATTCTCGCGTCGGCGCGGCGCGTCGTCGAACTGGCGGACTTAGTGAAGGCCGGTCAGTGGCAACGCAGCATCGGCGCCGAACACTATGGCGTCGACGTGCAGGGCAAGACGCTCGGCATCGTGGGGTTGGGGCGCATTGGCGGTGCGGTTGCAAGGCGCGCTGCGCTTGGCTTCAACATGCGCGTGCTGTACACGAACCGCAGCCCCAATGAACACGCGGAAAAGACCTTTGGCGCCCGGCGTGTCGAACTCGCCGAGTTGCTGGCGCAGTCCGATTTCGTGTGTCTGCAGGTGCCGCTGACGAAGGAGACACATCACCTGATCGGCGCCGCCGAACTGAAGGCGATGAAGAAGAGCGCGATTCTCATCAACGCATCGCGCGGCCAGGCGGTCGACGAGGCGGCGCTCATCGATGCGCTCAAGGCCGGCACGATACACGGTGCGGGGCTCGACGTGTTCGAACGCGAGCCGCTTGCTGCCGACTCGCCGCTCCTGTCGATGAAAAACGTGGTCGCGCTGCCGCACATCGGGTCGGCGACGCACGAAACGCGGTACGCCATGGCGCGCTGCGCAGCGGAGAATCTCGTCGCTGCGCTCGACGGCTCGCTCGCCAGCAACATCGTCAACCGCGAAGTGCTGAAGCAATGA
- a CDS encoding sugar ABC transporter ATP-binding protein, which translates to MDLAAHDTLPAVLSVTGIGKTYAEPVLADVDLDLHAGEVLALTGENGAGKSTLSKIIGGLVDPTTGSMLLGGESYAPASRTAAEALGVRMVMQELNLLPTLSVAENLFLNRLPQAGALRLGWIDRRKLREDARHAMAQVGLDAIDPDTLVGELGIGHQQMVEIARNLIDDCRVLILDEPTAMLTAREVDLLFEQIARLKARGVALIYISHRLEELARVAGRIAILRDGRLVHVDAMANLTSERIVTLMVGRELGERIDLGVRNIGAPLLKVEGIGRADVVRDVSFEVRAGEIFGISGLIGAGRTELMRLVYGADLKDRGTVSLAKVPGQPPAPVQIDSPADAVRQGIALITEDRKGEGLLLPQPIAANVSLGNIGSVARHGVVDAKRENALAQKQIDAMRIRSAGPAQPVGELSGGNQQKVVIGRWLARDCKVLLFDEPTRGIDVGAKFDIYGLMGALAREGRALVVVSSDLRELMLICDRIGVMSAGRMTGMFNRDEWTQDALLAAAFAGYRSREAMLHAPDTHEAGSLS; encoded by the coding sequence ATGGACCTAGCTGCCCACGATACGCTGCCTGCCGTACTGTCCGTCACCGGGATCGGAAAGACGTATGCCGAACCGGTGCTCGCTGACGTCGACCTCGACCTGCATGCAGGCGAGGTGCTTGCGCTTACCGGCGAGAACGGCGCGGGCAAGAGCACGCTATCGAAGATCATCGGCGGGCTCGTCGATCCGACGACCGGCTCGATGCTTCTCGGTGGCGAGTCATACGCCCCTGCCAGCCGGACGGCCGCCGAAGCGCTCGGCGTGCGGATGGTGATGCAGGAGTTGAACCTGCTGCCGACGTTGTCGGTGGCGGAGAACCTGTTTTTGAACCGTCTGCCGCAGGCCGGAGCGCTGCGGCTCGGCTGGATCGACCGCCGCAAGCTGCGCGAGGACGCGCGGCATGCCATGGCGCAGGTCGGGCTGGATGCGATCGACCCGGACACGCTCGTCGGAGAACTCGGCATCGGGCATCAGCAGATGGTCGAGATCGCACGCAACCTGATCGACGACTGCCGGGTGCTGATTCTCGACGAGCCGACCGCGATGCTGACGGCGCGCGAAGTCGACCTGCTGTTCGAGCAGATCGCGCGGCTGAAGGCGCGCGGCGTGGCGCTGATCTACATCTCGCACCGGCTCGAAGAGCTCGCGCGGGTGGCCGGGCGGATCGCGATCCTGCGCGACGGCCGGCTGGTGCATGTCGACGCGATGGCGAACCTCACCAGCGAGCGGATCGTCACGCTGATGGTCGGCCGCGAACTGGGCGAAAGAATCGATCTGGGCGTGCGCAATATCGGCGCGCCCTTGCTGAAGGTGGAGGGCATCGGGCGCGCGGATGTCGTGCGCGACGTGTCGTTCGAGGTGCGTGCGGGCGAGATCTTCGGTATCAGCGGCCTGATCGGCGCGGGGCGCACGGAGCTGATGCGGCTCGTTTACGGCGCGGATCTGAAGGATCGCGGCACGGTGTCGCTTGCGAAAGTACCCGGGCAGCCGCCGGCGCCGGTGCAAATCGACTCGCCGGCCGATGCGGTCAGGCAGGGCATTGCGCTCATCACCGAGGACCGCAAGGGGGAGGGTCTGTTGCTGCCGCAACCGATCGCGGCGAACGTGTCGCTCGGCAATATCGGCAGCGTGGCGCGGCATGGCGTGGTGGATGCGAAGCGCGAAAACGCGCTTGCGCAGAAGCAGATCGACGCGATGCGGATTCGCAGCGCCGGGCCTGCGCAGCCGGTTGGCGAGCTGTCCGGCGGCAACCAGCAGAAGGTCGTGATCGGCCGCTGGCTCGCGCGCGACTGCAAGGTACTGTTGTTCGACGAACCCACGCGTGGCATCGATGTCGGCGCGAAGTTCGATATCTATGGATTGATGGGCGCACTGGCCCGCGAGGGCCGGGCGCTCGTGGTGGTGTCGAGCGACCTGCGTGAGCTGATGCTGATCTGCGACCGGATAGGCGTGATGTCAGCGGGCCGCATGACGGGCATGTTCAACCGGGACGAGTGGACGCAGGACGCGCTGCTCGCCGCGGCATTTGCCGGTTACCGGAGCCGAGAAGCGATGTTGCATGCCCCCGACACGCACGAAGCAGGGAGTCTGTCATGA
- a CDS encoding Spy/CpxP family protein refolding chaperone: MKKTLVMLASALAMSGAFAQTPAPASAPEAAPAAAPASGAARYEQRVEQRIAYLHSQLKITPQQETQWKAFADTMRTNGETMAGLYEQRMSNTATKSAVEDMQQYATIAQAHADGMKKLVDAFDPLYSSLSPDQKKLADTTFRHPEHGEQHHHSKGVKKGASEQDDATVKP; this comes from the coding sequence ATGAAAAAAACACTCGTTATGCTCGCCTCCGCACTGGCGATGAGCGGCGCCTTTGCCCAGACTCCCGCCCCGGCCAGCGCCCCCGAGGCCGCCCCCGCAGCTGCTCCCGCATCGGGGGCGGCGCGCTATGAACAACGCGTTGAGCAGCGCATCGCTTACCTGCATTCGCAACTGAAGATTACGCCGCAGCAGGAAACGCAGTGGAAAGCATTCGCCGACACCATGCGCACCAATGGCGAGACGATGGCCGGGCTCTACGAGCAGCGCATGAGCAACACGGCGACCAAGTCCGCGGTGGAAGACATGCAGCAATACGCGACCATCGCCCAGGCACACGCGGACGGCATGAAGAAGCTGGTCGATGCATTCGACCCGTTGTACAGCAGCCTCTCGCCTGATCAGAAAAAGCTGGCCGACACGACGTTCCGCCATCCGGAGCATGGGGAACAGCACCATCATTCGAAGGGCGTGAAGAAAGGCGCTTCGGAACAGGACGACGCAACGGTCAAGCCATAA
- the corA gene encoding magnesium/cobalt transporter CorA, giving the protein MLINCVAYQDGRKLADIEVDDISVYVAKPECFVWVALKDPAPGELDAMKHEFDLHELAVEDVRNGHQRPKIEEYGESLFAVMHTLEMGEDGELLIGEVDVFVGQNYVLSVRNRTRHGFQAVRARCEREPALLKEGSAFVLYALADHIVDRYFPIIEALGTEIEEIEDRIFGKHTLAQSRAIIEDLYSLKRRLVTLDHHISPLLESVGKLTGGRIPRICEGMQAYFRDVYDHLDRIVHTLEGRREIIVTAVQVNLGMISLAENEVTKRLGSFAALFAVPTMIAGIYGMNFQQIPELHWQYGYPVCLAVMGLIDGCLYWRFKKANWL; this is encoded by the coding sequence ATGCTGATCAACTGTGTTGCATATCAGGACGGCCGCAAGCTGGCCGATATCGAGGTCGACGACATCAGCGTCTATGTGGCGAAGCCCGAGTGCTTCGTGTGGGTCGCGCTGAAAGACCCCGCTCCCGGAGAGCTCGACGCCATGAAGCACGAGTTCGATCTGCACGAACTGGCCGTCGAGGACGTCCGCAACGGGCACCAGCGGCCCAAGATCGAGGAATACGGCGAGTCGCTGTTCGCCGTGATGCATACCCTCGAAATGGGCGAAGACGGTGAGTTGCTGATCGGCGAGGTGGATGTATTCGTCGGCCAGAACTACGTGCTGTCGGTGCGCAACCGGACGCGGCACGGCTTCCAGGCGGTGCGCGCCCGCTGCGAGCGGGAGCCTGCGCTGCTCAAGGAAGGCTCGGCGTTCGTGCTGTACGCGCTCGCGGACCACATCGTCGATCGCTACTTTCCGATCATCGAGGCGCTCGGCACGGAGATCGAAGAAATCGAAGACCGGATCTTCGGCAAGCACACGCTTGCCCAGTCGCGCGCGATCATCGAGGATCTGTACTCGTTAAAGCGCCGGCTCGTCACGCTCGACCATCACATTTCGCCGCTGCTCGAAAGTGTCGGCAAGCTCACGGGCGGGCGCATTCCACGCATCTGCGAAGGCATGCAGGCCTATTTCCGTGACGTGTATGACCACCTCGACCGGATCGTACACACCCTCGAAGGCCGCCGCGAAATCATCGTCACGGCCGTGCAGGTCAATCTCGGGATGATCTCGCTCGCGGAGAACGAGGTGACCAAACGGCTCGGCTCGTTCGCCGCGCTGTTTGCCGTGCCGACCATGATCGCCGGCATCTACGGGATGAACTTCCAGCAGATCCCCGAGCTGCACTGGCAGTACGGTTATCCGGTCTGCCTTGCCGTGATGGGTTTGATCGACGGGTGCCTGTACTGGCGCTTCAAGAAGGCCAACTGGCTGTAG
- a CDS encoding DUF3022 domain-containing protein produces the protein MEAYQYDCASPDFEELARVISDLFPEQTQFAERPADDGTPALTVIWVAMRFGSTARRITMSVVITPAALARYRATPPRLRGRSFAVLRAYVEATLGSLEEMYANGETVPREVTVDLGDEFA, from the coding sequence ATGGAAGCCTACCAGTACGATTGCGCAAGCCCCGACTTCGAGGAACTGGCGCGCGTAATCAGCGACCTGTTCCCGGAACAGACCCAGTTCGCCGAACGTCCCGCCGACGACGGCACGCCCGCGCTGACGGTGATCTGGGTGGCGATGCGTTTCGGGTCGACCGCGCGCCGCATCACGATGAGCGTCGTCATCACGCCGGCTGCGCTGGCGCGCTATCGGGCGACGCCACCGCGCCTGCGTGGACGCAGTTTTGCGGTGCTGCGCGCGTATGTGGAAGCAACGCTCGGGTCGCTCGAAGAGATGTACGCGAATGGTGAGACCGTGCCGCGCGAGGTCACGGTCGATCTGGGCGACGAATTTGCGTGA
- the cydX gene encoding cytochrome bd-I oxidase subunit CydX, which yields MWYFTWILGVGVALGFGIINVMWLEASGKFARDSAAPDEGPPAPSQASKDTHP from the coding sequence ATGTGGTATTTCACCTGGATTCTCGGCGTGGGCGTTGCGCTCGGTTTCGGGATCATCAACGTGATGTGGCTCGAGGCGAGCGGCAAGTTCGCACGCGACAGCGCCGCGCCCGATGAAGGGCCGCCGGCCCCGTCCCAAGCATCGAAGGACACGCATCCGTGA
- a CDS encoding Lrp/AsnC family transcriptional regulator, producing the protein MRPPRLDQLDDLDRNLVALLQANARESVANLARQLGVARTTVIARIARLERTNVIAGYSVRLGQDVLDASIYAYVGIILAPKYGPDVQKRLGRMPEVQLLCAVSGEFDYVAWLRADSPDRLNDLLDQIGGLEGVERTTTSIILARKIDRGTIGG; encoded by the coding sequence ATGAGACCTCCGCGCCTTGACCAACTCGACGATCTCGACCGCAACCTGGTTGCCCTTCTGCAGGCGAATGCGCGTGAGAGCGTGGCGAATCTCGCGCGGCAACTGGGCGTTGCGCGGACCACGGTCATTGCCCGCATCGCACGGTTAGAGCGCACCAATGTCATCGCGGGCTATAGCGTGCGGCTTGGGCAGGACGTGCTCGACGCGAGTATCTACGCGTACGTCGGCATCATCCTCGCGCCGAAGTACGGGCCGGATGTCCAGAAGCGGCTCGGCAGGATGCCCGAGGTGCAACTGCTGTGCGCAGTCAGCGGCGAATTCGACTACGTCGCCTGGTTGCGTGCCGATTCGCCCGACCGACTCAACGATCTGCTCGACCAGATCGGCGGGCTGGAGGGCGTCGAGCGAACGACGACGTCGATCATCCTCGCGCGCAAGATCGATCGGGGGACCATAGGCGGTTGA
- a CDS encoding sugar ABC transporter substrate-binding protein: protein MNHRIRRRVLAATVVLTAAAVLPFSTAYAQAAKKPKVALVMKSLANEFFLTMETGAKDYQKHNSSQFDLITNGIKNETDTAAQIQIVEQMIVSKVDAIVLAPADSKALVPVVKKAVDAGIIVVNIDNRLDPDVLKSKDLNVPFVGPDNRKGAQKVGDFLAKRLKAGDEVGIIEGVSTTTNAQQRTAGFKDAMQSVGAKVVSVQSGEWEIDKGNAVASAMLNEYPNLKALLAGNDNMAIGAVSAVRAAGKQGKVYVVGYDNIGAIKPMLKDGRVLATADQYAAKQAVFGIDTALKAINEHKKQSELSGVVETPVVLVTK, encoded by the coding sequence ATGAATCACCGCATTCGCCGGCGCGTCCTGGCGGCCACAGTCGTGCTTACCGCTGCAGCAGTCCTGCCGTTTTCCACTGCTTACGCTCAAGCCGCAAAGAAGCCCAAAGTCGCACTGGTCATGAAGTCCCTTGCCAACGAGTTTTTCCTCACGATGGAGACCGGCGCGAAGGACTACCAGAAGCACAATTCCAGCCAGTTCGACCTGATCACCAACGGCATCAAGAACGAGACCGATACGGCCGCGCAGATCCAGATCGTCGAGCAGATGATCGTGTCGAAGGTTGACGCCATTGTGCTGGCGCCGGCCGATTCGAAGGCGCTCGTGCCGGTCGTCAAGAAGGCCGTCGACGCGGGCATCATCGTCGTCAATATCGACAACCGGCTCGATCCGGACGTGCTGAAGTCGAAGGACCTCAATGTGCCGTTCGTCGGCCCGGATAACCGCAAGGGCGCGCAGAAGGTCGGCGACTTCCTCGCGAAGCGGCTGAAGGCGGGCGACGAGGTCGGCATCATCGAGGGCGTATCGACCACCACCAACGCGCAGCAGCGGACCGCGGGCTTCAAGGATGCGATGCAGAGCGTCGGCGCGAAGGTTGTCTCAGTGCAGTCGGGCGAATGGGAAATCGACAAGGGCAACGCGGTGGCGTCAGCGATGCTAAACGAATATCCGAACCTGAAGGCGCTGCTCGCGGGCAACGACAACATGGCGATCGGCGCGGTGTCGGCGGTTCGTGCGGCGGGCAAGCAGGGCAAGGTGTATGTCGTCGGGTACGACAACATCGGCGCGATCAAGCCGATGCTGAAGGACGGCCGCGTCCTCGCGACCGCCGATCAGTACGCGGCCAAACAGGCCGTATTCGGTATCGATACCGCGCTGAAGGCGATCAACGAGCACAAGAAGCAGTCGGAACTGTCGGGCGTGGTCGAGACGCCGGTCGTTCTCGTCACGAAGTAG